The following proteins come from a genomic window of Carassius gibelio isolate Cgi1373 ecotype wild population from Czech Republic chromosome B8, carGib1.2-hapl.c, whole genome shotgun sequence:
- the LOC127963469 gene encoding tricarboxylate transport protein B, mitochondrial-like isoform X7 — MKDQQRIRGTYQGLTATVLKQGSNQAIRFFVMTSLRNWYKGDNPNKSINPFITGAFGAIAGAASVFGNTPLDVIKTRMQGLEAHKYKNTMDCALKILQHEGPAAFYKGTVPRLGRVCLDVAIVFIIYEEVVKVLNKVWKTK, encoded by the exons GAATCAGAGGGACGTATCAAGGCCTCACAGCGACCGTCCTCAAACAGGGATCCAATCAGGCGATCCGGTTCTTCGTCATGACCTCTCTGAGGAACTGGTACAAGG GTGACAATCCCAACAAATCCATCAACCCCTTCATCACCGGAGCGTTCGGTGCGATCGCAGGAGCGGCGAGTGTGTTTGGAAACACGCCGCTGGACGTCATCAAGACCAGAATGCAG ggTTTGGAAgctcataaatataaaaacacaatggaTTGTGCCCTGAAGATCTTGCAGCATGAAGGACCAGCGgc gttttaCAAGGGCACGGTCCCACGGCTGGGCCGAGTGTGTTTGGACGTGGCCATCGTCTTCATCATCTACGAGGAGGTTGTGAAGGTCCTAAACAAAGTCTGGAAGACGAAGTGA
- the LOC127963465 gene encoding uncharacterized protein LOC127963465: MRNLYKTLASQYDPLGFILPFTTRAKTLIQDLWKHNLSWDDPIEPLHLREKWSTWIAELSSITKLQFPRPYAPGKSDTPSTVRELHVFCDTSERVYGSVAYLQVNDESDEVHVTFVLARSRVAPRKCLSMPRLELCAALSGAQMAKVIQTELTIPIHQVTYWTDSTTVLHWLKSESCRYKVFVGSRVAEIQTLTDVSRWRYVDSARNPADHITRGLTLAEIACPHQWRSGPSFLTQPQNKWPALPSTGSEPDLSEMKRASFVGAITVVPSPVPLDISQFRTWKELLQATVESCDGAANSDNSSEASRYIQAEKLLLAQAQLDSFPEELRALKAGQFISTDSRLRSLAPEYDKNTGLIRVGGRLRRIETLPPDFIHPIVLDPQHQVTKLLIQDIDQQLNHPGAERVLAELRRQYWVLRGREAVRRHQHFCQDC; this comes from the coding sequence ATGAGGAACCTGTATAAGACTTTGGCAAGCCAATATGACCCCTTGGGGTTCATCCTTCCCTTCACCACGAGGGCAAAGACTCTGATCCAGGATCTCTGGAAACACAACCTAAGCTGGGATGACCCTATTGAACCCTTACATCTACGTGAGAAATGGTCCACATGGATTGCAGAGCTTTCCAGTATCACCAAACTACAATTCCCTCGACCTTATGCTCCTGGCAAGTCCGACACTCCGTCCACTGTCAGAGAGTTACATGTCTTTTGCGACACCTCTGAGAGGGTATATGGATCTGTCGCCTACCTTCAGGTCAACGACGAGAGTGATGAAGTCCATGTCACCTTTGTCCTTGCTCGATCGAGAGTGGCCCCTAGGAAATGTCTATCTATGCCCCGCCTGGAGTTGTGCGCGGCGCTCTCTGGAGCTCAGATGGCCAAAGTCATACAGACTGAACTTACCATTCCCATACACCAAGTCACATACTGGACCGATTCAACCACGGTGCTGCATTGGTTAAAATCAGAATCTTGCCGATACAAAGTCTTTGTGGGGTCCAGAGTAGCCGAGATCCAGACACTGACAGATGTTTCCAGATGGCGGTATGTTGACTCTGCTAGAAATCCCGCTGACCACATCACCAGGGGTCTTACTTTAGCGGAAATAGCTTGCCCCCACCAATGGAGATCCGGTCCTTCCTTCCTGACTCAACCACAGAATAAGTGGCCAGCATTACCCAGTACAGGATCTGAACCAGACCTGAGTGAGATGAAAAGAGCATCCTTTGTTGGAGCAATCACAGTTGTTCCCAGTCCAGTGCCTTTAGACATCAGTCAATTCAGAACCTGGAAGGAGCTACTTCAAGCAACTGTGGAGTCCTGTGATGGGGCGGCCAACTCTGACAACTCTTCTGAAGCCTCAAGGTATATACAGGCAGAGAAGCTCCTCTTAGCACAGGCACAGCTTGATTCATTTCCAGAAGAATTGCGGGCTTTGAAAGCTGGACAATTCATCTCGACAGACAGCCGATTGAGGTCTCTTGCTCCAGAATATGACAAAAATACTGGTCTTATCAGAGTGGGAGGACGACTTCGTCGTATTGAAACCCTGCCTCCTGATTTCATTCACCCTATTGTTCTAGACCCTCAACATCAGGTCACAAAGTTGCTCATCCAAGACATAGATCAACAGCTCAATCATCCTGGTGCAGAACGAGTACTAGCGGAGCTACGCCGTCAATATTGGGTGCTTAGAGGCCGTGAAGCTGTGCGCAGACACCAACATTTCTGTCAGGATTGCTAA